A stretch of Paenibacillus sp. URB8-2 DNA encodes these proteins:
- the ssb gene encoding single-stranded DNA-binding protein, with translation MLNRVILIGRLTRDPELRYTPAGVAVTQFTLAVDRPFTSQGGEREADFIPVVTWRQLAETCANYLRKGRLTAVEGRIQVRNYENNEGKRVYVTEVIADNVRFLESSQSREGGNASGGGDMPEPPSYGGGGRGNSGNSGFSRNNNNQDPFSGDGKPIDISDDDLPF, from the coding sequence ATGTTGAACCGTGTCATACTGATCGGCCGATTGACCCGCGATCCTGAGCTGCGTTATACGCCTGCCGGCGTTGCCGTAACCCAGTTTACGCTTGCCGTAGACAGACCTTTTACAAGCCAAGGCGGCGAACGTGAAGCGGATTTCATTCCGGTCGTAACCTGGAGACAGCTGGCGGAGACCTGTGCCAATTACTTGCGCAAAGGTCGGCTGACGGCGGTAGAGGGTCGTATCCAAGTTCGGAATTACGAGAATAATGAAGGCAAGCGTGTATACGTAACCGAAGTTATTGCCGATAATGTCCGTTTCCTGGAATCTTCCCAGAGCCGTGAGGGCGGAAACGCATCCGGCGGGGGGGATATGCCCGAGCCACCTTCATACGGCGGCGGCGGACGCGGAAACAGCGGAAATAGCGGTTTCTCGCGCAACAACAATAATCAGGATCCCTTTTCGGGCGACGGTAAGCCGATTGATATATCGGACGATGATTTGCCATTTTAA
- a CDS encoding endonuclease MutS2 — translation MHLQSRQTLEYNLIKEEVGRYAVSYVGRSLIAELEPMSELTAIHRAVEETAEAKELLMRGSSVPIPSLEGIEWVMSLLGTGYLFNEQDFTAVGVFLNSCGQLRKYMASKDASLRIGAYASSLMELKTVKAEIERCIRFGVIDDGASKGLEKVRKRLRVTKERLLKKIESVMSRHQSILQENLYSMRGGRYVIPVKREYHKQVKGSVLDQSTSGQTVYVEPEEVAALQGELEMLTSEEAREEGIILSMLTGLIEREQDALRLNIEITGVYDFIFAKAKYAAATGAGAVSFNDRGYMRLIGGKHPLLDGMVPIDVEFGQGYKSLVITGPNTGGKTVLLKTVGLLVQMAQSGLLIPADKESQLPVFSEVMSVIGDGQSLTQSLSTFSAQMKGVDEMLRAAGRNVLLLIDELAAGTDPGEGIALSIAILEELSRRGANVIVTTHFNELKTFASAAPQFQNARMEFDPVTLRPLYKLTIGEAGHSYALQIAEKLGLDAGVIERSRQIAGIQPRKQLGEQEMMLWYDREGRMEENDAAGNGKSHAENEPKVRQEQPHSFEVGDAVYISSLGRTGIVYEKRDSKGMVGVMVQKHKMRFNHKRLKPYLSKEELYPEDYDLDIVLDTKENRKKRKLMGRKHVEGLMIIKEKEGDD, via the coding sequence ATGCATCTACAAAGCCGGCAAACGCTCGAATACAATCTGATCAAGGAAGAAGTGGGACGTTATGCCGTCTCCTATGTCGGAAGGTCGCTAATTGCGGAGCTTGAGCCGATGTCTGAACTTACGGCAATACACAGAGCGGTGGAAGAGACGGCGGAGGCCAAGGAATTATTAATGAGAGGATCGAGTGTGCCAATACCCTCATTGGAGGGGATCGAATGGGTCATGTCGCTGCTGGGAACGGGATATCTGTTCAATGAGCAGGATTTTACGGCGGTGGGCGTATTCTTGAACAGCTGCGGTCAACTGCGCAAGTATATGGCTTCCAAGGATGCGTCCCTCCGGATCGGAGCGTATGCATCGTCGCTGATGGAGCTGAAGACTGTAAAAGCTGAGATCGAACGTTGCATCCGGTTCGGCGTCATTGACGACGGGGCGAGTAAGGGATTGGAGAAGGTTCGCAAACGGCTGAGAGTAACGAAAGAGCGGCTGCTCAAGAAAATTGAGAGCGTCATGTCGCGTCACCAGTCCATTTTGCAGGAGAATCTGTACAGCATGCGGGGAGGCCGCTATGTGATTCCGGTCAAGCGCGAATACCATAAGCAGGTGAAGGGTTCGGTGCTCGATCAGTCCACAAGCGGACAGACGGTGTATGTGGAACCGGAGGAAGTAGCCGCATTGCAAGGAGAACTGGAGATGCTGACCAGCGAGGAGGCGCGGGAGGAGGGCATCATTCTAAGTATGCTGACCGGACTGATCGAAAGGGAGCAGGATGCCCTGCGGCTGAATATCGAAATTACGGGTGTGTATGATTTCATATTTGCAAAGGCCAAATATGCCGCTGCGACAGGAGCGGGAGCGGTATCCTTCAATGACCGGGGATATATGCGGCTTATCGGAGGCAAGCATCCGCTGCTTGACGGCATGGTTCCGATCGATGTGGAATTTGGGCAGGGTTATAAGTCGCTTGTAATAACCGGTCCGAATACGGGAGGGAAGACGGTTTTGCTGAAAACGGTAGGGCTGCTCGTGCAGATGGCTCAATCAGGGCTCCTGATTCCGGCCGATAAAGAGAGCCAGCTTCCGGTGTTTTCCGAGGTCATGAGCGTGATCGGAGACGGGCAAAGCTTGACGCAGTCGCTCAGCACTTTTTCCGCGCAGATGAAGGGTGTGGATGAAATGCTGCGCGCCGCAGGCCGGAATGTTCTTCTGCTGATCGACGAGCTGGCGGCAGGCACGGACCCGGGTGAGGGAATCGCTCTGTCGATCGCCATTTTGGAGGAGTTAAGCCGCAGAGGAGCCAATGTTATCGTCACAACGCATTTTAATGAGTTAAAAACATTTGCTTCGGCAGCGCCCCAGTTCCAAAATGCGCGAATGGAGTTTGATCCGGTTACGCTCCGTCCGCTATACAAGCTGACGATAGGGGAAGCGGGCCACAGCTATGCGCTGCAAATTGCGGAAAAGCTCGGTCTTGACGCCGGAGTCATCGAACGATCGCGTCAAATTGCCGGCATTCAGCCCCGAAAACAGCTTGGCGAACAAGAGATGATGCTGTGGTATGATAGAGAAGGAAGAATGGAAGAAAATGACGCGGCCGGGAACGGCAAAAGCCATGCGGAGAATGAGCCAAAGGTTCGTCAGGAACAGCCGCATTCTTTTGAAGTCGGGGACGCGGTCTATATCTCTTCGCTGGGGAGAACGGGAATCGTATACGAGAAACGGGATTCCAAAGGCATGGTCGGCGTCATGGTGCAGAAGCATAAAATGCGATTCAACCATAAACGCCTGAAACCTTATCTATCCAAAGAAGAGCTGTACCCGGAAGATTATGATTTGGATATTGTGCTCGATACGAAGGAAAACCGGAAGAAACGCAAGTTGATGGGGCGTAAGCATGTGGAAGGCTTGATGATTATTAAAGAAAAGGAAGGGGACGATTAA
- the rpsR gene encoding 30S ribosomal protein S18, whose amino-acid sequence MAFKQREGGDNDKRPPRRGGRNKRRKVCFFTVNKITHIDYKDTELLKKFISERGKILPRRVTGTSAKYQRALTIAIKRSRQVALLPYTTE is encoded by the coding sequence ATGGCTTTTAAACAAAGAGAAGGCGGAGACAACGACAAGAGACCTCCACGCCGTGGCGGCCGCAATAAACGTCGTAAAGTATGCTTCTTCACTGTGAACAAAATTACTCACATTGACTATAAAGATACGGAACTGCTGAAGAAATTCATCAGTGAGCGCGGTAAAATTTTGCCTCGCCGTGTAACCGGCACGAGCGCAAAATACCAACGCGCCCTGACGATCGCAATCAAACGTTCGCGTCAAGTTGCGCTTCTGCCTTACACTACTGAATAA
- the rpsF gene encoding 30S ribosomal protein S6: MRKYEVMYIIRPDIEQEAVQAAVEKFQGIISNGGEITKHDVQGKKRLAYEIKKFRDGVYVLVNFNAEPAVVSELERLMKISDEVIRYLITNDVA, from the coding sequence ATGCGCAAATACGAAGTGATGTACATTATTCGTCCTGACATTGAACAAGAAGCCGTTCAAGCAGCAGTCGAAAAATTCCAAGGCATCATCTCCAACGGCGGGGAAATTACGAAGCACGATGTGCAGGGTAAGAAACGTCTTGCGTATGAGATCAAGAAATTCCGTGATGGCGTTTATGTTCTGGTTAACTTCAATGCAGAACCTGCAGTAGTTTCCGAATTGGAACGTCTCATGAAAATTTCCGACGAAGTTATTCGTTATCTCATCACGAACGACGTTGCCTAA
- a CDS encoding YjzC family protein, whose product MGEQTEFEEGQKAPNPGIYTEVGEARSFHTEIQNPKSIKMEKGDTFPETTNKNRKWKKVEKARVH is encoded by the coding sequence ATGGGTGAGCAAACTGAATTTGAAGAAGGCCAAAAGGCCCCGAACCCCGGAATTTATACGGAGGTAGGCGAGGCGCGGAGCTTCCATACGGAAATCCAGAACCCGAAGTCGATTAAAATGGAGAAAGGTGACACTTTCCCGGAGACGACCAACAAGAACCGTAAGTGGAAAAAGGTCGAGAAAGCGCGCGTGCATTAA